The genomic stretch AGCAGAAAGATCGTGGTGATAATCCCCGTGAGCTCCTGGACGGGAGCGTTCAGGTCGGCTATGGGAAGGATGTAGACCACGCCCCACCGGGGGGACCCGATAATGGGGGAGTAGATTCCCAGGTGACGCAGCCCCCGGAGGTTGGTGAAATACTCTGCGCCCCGCTCGCCCCGGGTTACCCCCCGGCCGATCGCCTCCATGCCGGGCCAGTCCGGGGCGTTGGTGATATCCAGACTCATCACCACCGCTCGGTTGGGATGGCCTATCACCACACCGTCACCACCGATTACCGCCCCGTAGCCGCCCTCTCCGAAACTCATATCCTGGGTAAGTTCGCTCAAAACGTCGAGAGAAACGGCGGCGCCTACAGCCCCCACCAGATCTCCCCGGTCATTTTTTACAGCGTGGGCGACAGCCATAACGGCTTGTCCTGTGGAAGCGCTTTCCAGACCATTGCTTATGGCGTAATCGGTTCCCGCCAGAACCTCCCGAATGTAGCGTCGCTCCAGGAGGTTTCCCCGAAAACCATCGCTGGAGACTGTCTGACCCCGGGTATCAACAAAATAGACGTTCTCGTGCTCCGGATGGAGTGTATCCTGGCGACCCTTCAAATAATGAGCGATCTCTTCGAGATCACCAGTGCGAAGAATGTTCAGACTGCTCCACCCCCGCATCTCCTGAAGATGCCCTTCAAGCCAGCGTTGCACCTCAGCGCTGCGGGCCTCCACGATTTGATCAGCCATGGCCATAACGGTCCCGCGCTGGACGGTAGACACTCGCCAAATCAGATAGGACCCCATAGCCATCAACAGGAGCACAGCCGCCCCCCCGAAGAGTGTCACCATACGCAGTCTCAGCGACGAGAATCCCTTCCTGCCAGAGATTCCCGAGAATTCATTTCTGTTCATCTTTTTTCCCGATACGGTCTTCACGGATAGATCCCACCTTGCCAGAACTGTCTGTGAAGACGAACCTAAATCATAAGGAAGGGAATTCTCGTCCTGATTTGTCGGCACGGCCGCCTTTGGCACTGACAGGCCAAATCCTCGGAGTAATCTTTCCGGAAAAGGGCCGCCAAGATACGATCCGGCTTTGCAGATTTGCCCGGAATATCGTAGAATCGGGGTATGACACCGCAAGCCTATTTGACCACACAGGAACTCCACGAGATCGTCCGTTCCTCCGAGGCGGAACGGTATGCCGGCCCCACTGTTCCCTACGAGGGATCTGTACGAAAGCACCCCTACGACGAGACGAAGTTTCTCCTCATTACCTCGCCAGGTGAAAGCCCGTCCCACTTCTACGAGTTTCGCATCCGCGATCTGGTGAGAACCCGCAAGGTCTATCAACTTGTTACCGAGGAGGGCGACACCCTCCAGATCGTTCAGGTAGAGGTCCGGGCAGGAAGCCACGGGATCGAGATGATCCCCTTTGAGGCGCGGCCCTGATCGTTCAACCCTACCCTTTTCGGCACGGGAGAAAAACCGGAAAACCCGACGGAATGAGGGCTTGACACAAACAGGGATGGCCGATATATTCCCACCAACATCGTTTGATCCCCTGTAGCTCAGCTGGTAGAGCGGGTGACTGTTAATCACCTTGTCGTTGGTTCGAGTCCAGCCGGGGGAGCGTTCAAACCTGTCGGTACAGTGTATCGGCAGGTTTTTTTATTCCCTTCCACCTGGCACATGAAAAAAGATGTCGCCACGGCTCATCACCCCCGCAAAGCCCCATCGCCCCGGCCCCATGCGTAACTGATGAATAAAAGATGAATAAAAGATGAATAAAAGATGAATAATTTTCAGCGTATTACTATATCACGCCTACCCAAAAACACCGCCTTACAGTAAAATAGCGAATCAGCCCGTTTAAACGGGAACAAAAGGAGACCCCCATGAAAAGAATCTTTGGTTTTATGGTCCTCGCGGCCCTAGCAACCTCGACGGTTTTCGCCGGCGGCCGGCAGGAAGCATCGGCCGACGC from Alkalispirochaeta americana encodes the following:
- a CDS encoding cache domain-containing protein; its protein translation is MNRNEFSGISGRKGFSSLRLRMVTLFGGAAVLLLMAMGSYLIWRVSTVQRGTVMAMADQIVEARSAEVQRWLEGHLQEMRGWSSLNILRTGDLEEIAHYLKGRQDTLHPEHENVYFVDTRGQTVSSDGFRGNLLERRYIREVLAGTDYAISNGLESASTGQAVMAVAHAVKNDRGDLVGAVGAAVSLDVLSELTQDMSFGEGGYGAVIGGDGVVIGHPNRAVVMSLDITNAPDWPGMEAIGRGVTRGERGAEYFTNLRGLRHLGIYSPIIGSPRWGVVYILPIADLNAPVQELTGIITTIFLL